The DNA sequence TGCGCCCGCCCAGCCGGCCGCGCGCCTCGATGATCCGGAAGCCTACTCCCGCCGCGTGCAGCAGCCGCGCGGCGTAGAGCCCGGCGAGGCCGCCGCCGATGATCGCGACCGGCACGTGGGCCGCTGGAGCGGAGCCGGTCATCTCAGCTCGCGCCCGCGGCGCGACGCGACGAGGCGCCGAACACCAGCGCCGCGACGGCGAGCGCGAGCGGACCGAACGACACCCACAGCACGGTGTCCCAGCCATACGCTGTGAGCAGGCCGCCCGAGGCGAAGGAGCCCAGCGCCATGGTGCCGAACACGATGAAGTCGTTGAGCGACTGCACCTTGGTCCGTTCCTCCGACCGATGGCATTCCAGCACCATCGAGGAGGCGCCGATGAAGCCGAAGTTCCAGCCCAGCCCGAGCAGCACCAGGCTCCACCAGAAATGCCCGACATCCTGGCCGAGCAGGCCCGCGACAGCGGCGGCGCCGGTCAGCGCCAGCCCGGCGGCGACCACGCGCGACGTGCCGAAGCGGGCGATCAGGTGACCGGTGAAGAAGCTCGGCGCGTACATCGCGATGACATGCCATTGGATGCCGAGATTGGCCGATTCCTGCGACAGGCCGCACAGCCGCATCGCCAGCGGCGCGGCGGTCATCAGGAAGTTCATCAGCAGGTAGGAGACGACGCCGCAGATCACCGCGACGAGGAAGCGCCGCTGGCGCGCGATGACGCCCAGCGGCCGTCCGCCGGCGATCTCCTCGGCGCTGGGCATCGGCAGCCGCACGCCCAGCAGGATGATGGCGCACAGCGCCGCCACGCCCGCCTGCGCCAGGAAGGTTGCCGCGAAGAGGTGCGGCAGCCACAGGTTCATGGTGTACGTCACCAGCTGCGGGCCGATCACGCCGGCGAAGACGCCGCCGGCCATGACCAGCGAGAGGGCACGTGCGCGCCGCGCCGCCGGCACGCCATCGGCCGCGGCGAAGCGGAACGACAGCACGACCGCGGCGTAGGCGCCGCCGAAGAAGGTGCCGAGGCAGAACAGCCAGAAGGAGCCCAGCACCACGGCCAGCGCCGAGAGCAGGCCAACCAGCACGCCGCACGCCGTCCCGGCCAGGAAGGCGGCGCGGCGCCCGTGCCGACGGGCGATGGCGCCCGCCGGCAGGGTGCAGGCCGCCATGCCGACGACGAAGACGGAGATCGGCAGGGTCGCCAGCGCCTTGTCGGGCGCCAGCGCGTTGCCGACGATGGCGCCGGTGGCATAGACCACCGTCGAGTTCGCGCCGGCCAGCGCCTGCGCGATGGCAAGCCGGGCGACGTTGCCCGAAGCGTGTTGCGCCGTCATCGCGGAATGAAGGGCCGCCGAAGCGGTTGCTGCTTGGGACATGGCATTGGTTCGGGACGGCGCGGCGGCGGGAGCCTGGCTGCATCAAGGGGGCGATGTGCGAGCGGCGCCGATGACAGGCGTCAATCCGGCACAGTCGATTGGCCTCTGCATATCGACTTCCGGCCTGGCTGTCTTTCGATGGACAGCCACGCTATATAGAATAAACGACAACTGGAGCTCGTGCCATGCGATGGGAGACGATCGCTCAGTCGCCGGGGCTGAAGCCGCCTCGGCCCATGACCGTGCGCGCGGAGTCGATCCGGGCGCGCCATCGCTTTTCGGAGCACGCCCATCCCTGGCACCAGATGGCCTACGCGATTTCCGGGGTGCTGACGGTCGCCGTCGAGGGCCAGTCGCTGGTGATCTCGCCCGAGCAGGCGGTGTGGTTGCCGACGGGCCTGCAGCATCGCGTCGGCTCGTTGTTCGGCGCGGAGTTCCGCAGCCTGTGGATCGCCGACGAGGCCGGCCGCGAGCTTCCCGCGAGCCCGACCGTGTTCGGCGTCTCGCCGCTG is a window from the Alphaproteobacteria bacterium genome containing:
- a CDS encoding MFS transporter; this encodes MSQAATASAALHSAMTAQHASGNVARLAIAQALAGANSTVVYATGAIVGNALAPDKALATLPISVFVVGMAACTLPAGAIARRHGRRAAFLAGTACGVLVGLLSALAVVLGSFWLFCLGTFFGGAYAAVVLSFRFAAADGVPAARRARALSLVMAGGVFAGVIGPQLVTYTMNLWLPHLFAATFLAQAGVAALCAIILLGVRLPMPSAEEIAGGRPLGVIARQRRFLVAVICGVVSYLLMNFLMTAAPLAMRLCGLSQESANLGIQWHVIAMYAPSFFTGHLIARFGTSRVVAAGLALTGAAAVAGLLGQDVGHFWWSLVLLGLGWNFGFIGASSMVLECHRSEERTKVQSLNDFIVFGTMALGSFASGGLLTAYGWDTVLWVSFGPLALAVAALVFGASSRRAAGAS